Proteins from a genomic interval of Anatilimnocola floriformis:
- a CDS encoding outer membrane protein assembly factor BamB family protein, whose product MAHRQPTCPRSVSSNGKWFLAMLLGIFAGPLLWNAVAQPPTVLPAPAVRRLAPGGAADKAKASDDAAEQMKDLSEKEFPGGAPLKTDPEQQRLLKRAEVCVADGRLDLATVLWQKVLDEAGDTLMTRDGGFYTSLAEEVERMIITLPPEALRTYRLQADGQAELIIAKAAPGDEENALAEVVRRYFLSSAGDDAAYKLACLAIDRHDFVGASRLLGKIIEQYPDPSMPKSEVLLRLGVASARMGDREAAKKWLTKYATVGGERPSSEVFDMVLTDVAQSTQQSVAAGSATDNWSMLLGGGSRTGHMQSLPSEATARTLTEAFVYQYQLAAGEGGGQNPWGNMMGSMGLHGRPHQQPGGRNVPAIPREPLVNAWRQNRWMPTSQLLFDKGMVIVKTADELVAFKAGASEREPAWQTVRQNEYNLDGQTADMSRMQQQGMPTGGNEPKSVGEVFLFGDRVHQSMSIHKGIVYCLEGKDFDAFKPPVPGMALAGKPFQWNVTPRRTRSNFLAAYQVNSGKFAGRRAASDEDKEGSQDVGFLGAPVGFGNLLLVPVTDGGAIWLYALEEARMKAGDNFMPTVWKCYLCDEPSKGCNPWSTIVPALDGRDLYLTCGTGVVFNVDAVSGTVRWATRYTREGTPDQRMRNYGNMQNRELYREWEDDVVIPHGRALIVMASDNRTVFALDRRTGEELWSSPRFDLPKPSDKLPATYCLGVKGPYLYVAGKNIVRCIKATGGSRVWEKEIEDSYGHGVLTADAMYVPVRDSILKLDLETGKDLGQVGVALPTDDPVGNIYSDGQKLWVAGAGRVYAMTTLEHRLKTLSEQIAAGDPEAQLTRMRLMFKDKKLDEALTDLRGAYQLFRQKVAPDESVTRLFQAMHELKLPQDKPLIALDLLNELFVKGSPPPFNAELKAKRSEMLLTSLRNARQQKLPQLTAALLQVAPLLDTDHLVHSAASAIQFTATAEDRERLTAAIVSDQPIAQAISIGGLAKIAGAEAKDALTKVISTGDERSKLAGARALANLGERDSLKTFLELLNSDNSRTRLRSHQALRSLSGKQVAFSTEAKPEERAKGVEEWKKWVEAEGQTAKLTIPLPENDLPLGRILMVSYGQSTVIELDGDKKERWRTRAMNPWCCQGLPNGNRLIAGFNQGQNSVIEYNEDGKEIWRKDRLPGIPYSVQRLENGNTLVACKDQQQIVEISPDGTTKSMQVPGHPMYAQRLENGNTLIALQQGSRVIEMNAKNETVWEARAMNGPCFAQRLENGNTLIVQMHTGQVVEMDAAGKDPVWTSRVPLVSPMCAQRLPNGNTLIADNNGVTEVDASGQQVKWRHAQNNVTGVSSY is encoded by the coding sequence ATGGCCCATCGTCAACCCACTTGTCCGCGCTCGGTTTCATCAAATGGCAAGTGGTTCCTCGCGATGCTCCTCGGCATTTTCGCGGGGCCGTTGCTGTGGAACGCCGTTGCGCAACCTCCCACAGTGCTCCCCGCACCAGCCGTGCGCCGCTTGGCTCCCGGCGGCGCTGCCGACAAAGCCAAGGCCAGCGATGACGCGGCCGAACAGATGAAGGACTTGTCCGAGAAGGAATTTCCTGGCGGCGCTCCGCTCAAGACCGATCCCGAACAACAACGCCTGCTGAAGCGCGCTGAAGTCTGCGTCGCCGACGGTCGCCTCGATTTGGCCACCGTGCTGTGGCAGAAAGTGCTCGACGAAGCGGGCGATACGCTGATGACCCGCGACGGCGGGTTTTATACCTCGCTGGCGGAAGAAGTCGAGCGGATGATCATCACGCTGCCACCCGAGGCTCTCCGCACCTACCGCTTGCAAGCCGATGGCCAGGCCGAGTTGATCATTGCCAAGGCCGCGCCGGGCGACGAAGAAAACGCCCTGGCCGAAGTCGTTCGCCGTTACTTCCTCAGTTCGGCTGGCGACGATGCAGCCTACAAACTGGCCTGTCTCGCCATCGATCGCCATGACTTTGTCGGCGCGAGTCGTTTGCTCGGCAAGATCATTGAGCAGTATCCCGATCCGTCGATGCCGAAGAGCGAAGTGCTGCTGCGCCTCGGCGTCGCGAGCGCTCGCATGGGCGATCGCGAAGCGGCCAAGAAGTGGCTGACGAAGTATGCCACCGTCGGCGGCGAACGGCCGAGCAGCGAAGTCTTCGACATGGTCCTCACCGATGTCGCGCAATCGACGCAGCAGAGCGTGGCCGCAGGTTCGGCAACGGACAATTGGTCGATGCTGCTTGGCGGCGGTTCGCGCACCGGCCACATGCAATCGTTGCCGAGCGAAGCCACTGCTCGCACGCTGACCGAAGCCTTCGTCTATCAATATCAACTCGCAGCCGGCGAGGGTGGCGGTCAGAATCCGTGGGGCAACATGATGGGTTCGATGGGCCTGCACGGCCGTCCGCATCAGCAGCCCGGCGGCCGCAATGTGCCCGCCATTCCCCGCGAACCACTCGTCAACGCGTGGCGGCAAAATCGTTGGATGCCAACGTCGCAGTTGCTCTTCGACAAAGGAATGGTGATTGTCAAAACGGCCGACGAACTGGTGGCCTTCAAAGCCGGTGCGTCCGAGCGCGAACCCGCCTGGCAGACCGTTCGCCAGAACGAATACAACCTCGACGGTCAGACGGCTGACATGTCGCGGATGCAGCAACAGGGGATGCCGACTGGCGGTAACGAGCCGAAATCGGTCGGCGAAGTGTTTCTGTTCGGCGATCGCGTGCACCAGTCGATGTCGATTCACAAAGGCATCGTCTACTGCCTCGAAGGAAAAGACTTCGACGCCTTCAAGCCGCCGGTTCCCGGCATGGCTCTCGCAGGCAAACCGTTCCAATGGAACGTGACGCCGCGGCGCACGCGCAGTAACTTCCTCGCCGCCTATCAGGTGAACTCCGGCAAATTTGCAGGCCGTCGCGCTGCCAGTGACGAAGACAAAGAAGGCTCGCAAGACGTCGGCTTCCTCGGCGCTCCGGTCGGCTTCGGCAATCTGTTGCTCGTGCCGGTTACCGATGGCGGCGCCATCTGGCTGTACGCTCTCGAAGAAGCCCGTATGAAGGCCGGCGACAATTTCATGCCCACCGTTTGGAAGTGCTACCTCTGCGACGAACCGTCGAAGGGCTGCAATCCCTGGTCGACCATCGTGCCGGCTCTCGACGGTCGCGATTTGTATCTGACCTGCGGCACGGGCGTGGTGTTCAACGTCGATGCCGTTTCCGGCACCGTCCGTTGGGCGACTCGCTACACGCGCGAAGGAACGCCCGATCAGCGGATGCGAAATTACGGCAACATGCAGAACCGCGAACTCTATCGCGAGTGGGAAGACGACGTCGTTATTCCGCACGGTCGGGCACTGATCGTGATGGCTTCGGATAACCGGACAGTCTTTGCCCTCGATCGCCGGACGGGCGAAGAGCTCTGGAGTTCGCCGCGGTTCGATCTCCCCAAGCCTTCGGATAAGCTCCCCGCGACTTATTGCCTCGGCGTGAAAGGTCCCTACCTCTATGTCGCCGGCAAGAACATCGTCCGTTGCATCAAGGCCACGGGCGGCAGCCGCGTGTGGGAAAAGGAAATCGAAGATTCGTACGGCCACGGCGTGCTGACAGCCGACGCGATGTACGTGCCGGTCCGCGATTCGATTCTCAAGCTCGATCTGGAAACCGGTAAGGACCTGGGGCAAGTCGGCGTCGCCCTGCCCACCGATGATCCGGTCGGCAATATCTATTCCGATGGTCAAAAGCTGTGGGTCGCCGGCGCGGGTCGCGTCTACGCGATGACCACGCTCGAACATCGGCTGAAGACTCTTTCCGAACAAATCGCCGCCGGCGATCCCGAAGCGCAGCTGACGCGCATGCGGCTGATGTTTAAGGACAAGAAGCTCGACGAAGCCCTAACTGATCTGCGCGGCGCGTATCAGCTCTTCCGCCAGAAGGTCGCGCCCGATGAATCGGTCACGCGGTTGTTCCAAGCGATGCACGAACTCAAGCTGCCGCAAGACAAGCCGCTGATCGCGCTCGACTTGTTGAACGAGTTGTTTGTCAAGGGTTCGCCGCCGCCGTTCAATGCCGAGCTGAAAGCCAAGCGAAGCGAAATGCTCCTTACTTCCTTGCGCAACGCTCGCCAACAAAAGCTGCCGCAACTGACGGCTGCGCTGCTGCAAGTCGCGCCGCTCCTCGATACCGATCACCTCGTTCACTCGGCCGCCTCGGCCATTCAGTTCACCGCGACTGCTGAGGACCGCGAACGGCTGACGGCAGCCATCGTCAGCGATCAACCGATCGCGCAGGCCATCTCCATCGGCGGTCTCGCCAAGATCGCCGGCGCCGAAGCCAAGGATGCGCTGACCAAAGTAATCTCGACTGGCGATGAACGCTCGAAGCTGGCCGGCGCTCGCGCACTGGCCAATCTCGGCGAGCGCGACAGCCTCAAGACGTTCCTGGAACTGCTGAACTCAGACAACTCCCGCACCCGACTCCGCAGTCATCAGGCGTTGCGTTCCCTCTCGGGAAAGCAGGTTGCCTTTTCGACCGAAGCTAAACCAGAAGAGCGAGCCAAGGGAGTTGAGGAATGGAAGAAATGGGTCGAAGCCGAAGGCCAAACAGCCAAGCTGACGATTCCACTTCCCGAAAACGACCTGCCGCTCGGTCGCATACTGATGGTCTCTTACGGCCAGTCGACCGTCATCGAACTCGATGGCGACAAGAAGGAACGCTGGCGCACGCGGGCGATGAATCCTTGGTGCTGCCAAGGTTTGCCGAACGGCAATCGTTTGATCGCCGGTTTCAACCAGGGCCAGAACAGCGTCATCGAATACAACGAAGACGGCAAGGAAATCTGGCGGAAGGATCGCTTGCCGGGCATTCCTTACAGCGTGCAACGCCTCGAAAACGGCAACACGCTGGTGGCTTGCAAAGATCAGCAACAGATCGTGGAAATTTCTCCTGATGGCACGACGAAGTCGATGCAGGTGCCAGGGCATCCGATGTATGCCCAGCGTTTGGAAAACGGCAATACGCTAATCGCCCTGCAGCAAGGCAGCCGCGTAATTGAGATGAATGCGAAGAACGAGACCGTGTGGGAAGCCCGCGCCATGAATGGGCCCTGCTTTGCCCAGCGGCTGGAGAATGGCAACACGCTGATCGTGCAGATGCATACCGGCCAAGTGGTGGAAATGGATGCCGCTGGCAAGGACCCGGTTTGGACCAGCCGCGTGCCACTCGTCAGCCCGATGTGCGCCCAGCGCCTGCCGAACGGCAACACCTTGATCGCCGACAATAACGGCGTGACCGAGGTCGATGCCTCCGGCCAGCAAGTGAAATGGCGCCACGCTCAGAACAACGTCACCGGCGTTTCGTCGTATTAA
- a CDS encoding outer membrane protein assembly factor BamB family protein, with product MNCFRHLRLFAHSASCVLLVALLLLGTTAVYGEDDIYVQHLAKYGVEPTAESIAAYLKSLTPSTDQKQTLQKLIGKLDDESYATREAATRELVRQPSGLNELLAAAIAGGNPEVRWRAQLVSEQTTRESQALLHAALMAIAQQKITGLATPLLEVSQFCTAEPLRSPLRRALVATLLPNDTSLLTAALKAPEADLRALAAYALPSASATLADEQLPKLLSDDSTAVKMVAARALANHGRREALPVLVELLGADDLPLRVEAFRTLKAATGQSHSFVVYDSAEKRATQQQGWRDWLAGDGKTAELKFPLRESQIELGRLLVCDQQQNQLIEYDAQGKVVWTKQTPPQPWGCQGLENGHRLVCCYTEKVVIEYDTKGDEVWKAGGLPGGPTSVQRLESGNTLLACTEGSELVEVDRSGKIVWRVQVEGRPVDARRLEDGRTLVALQNAQKVVEVDTAGKVVWELAGVGNAFCAQRLDNGNTLVCTVGNAQVREFDRDGKVVWAQGKFQTPYTAQRLSNGNTMVVDRKGVHEIDPAGEEVSLVATPRLSRAWKY from the coding sequence ATGAACTGCTTCCGTCATCTGCGACTCTTCGCCCACAGCGCGTCCTGCGTGCTGCTGGTCGCGTTGTTGTTGCTGGGGACGACGGCAGTTTACGGCGAGGATGACATCTACGTTCAGCACCTGGCCAAGTACGGTGTCGAGCCAACGGCGGAGTCGATTGCCGCTTATTTGAAATCGCTCACGCCTTCGACCGATCAAAAGCAGACGCTGCAGAAACTGATCGGCAAGCTGGATGACGAATCATACGCGACCCGCGAAGCCGCCACGCGCGAACTGGTTCGTCAGCCAAGCGGCCTCAACGAATTGCTGGCTGCCGCCATCGCCGGCGGCAATCCCGAGGTTCGCTGGCGGGCACAACTCGTCTCCGAACAAACTACCCGCGAAAGTCAGGCCCTGCTGCATGCCGCGCTGATGGCCATCGCGCAGCAAAAGATCACCGGCCTGGCGACTCCGCTGCTCGAAGTGTCGCAGTTCTGCACAGCTGAACCGCTCCGCAGCCCCCTTCGCCGCGCGCTGGTTGCCACGCTCCTGCCGAATGACACTTCGCTGCTGACAGCCGCACTGAAAGCACCGGAGGCGGACCTGCGAGCACTCGCGGCCTACGCCCTGCCTTCGGCTTCTGCGACGCTTGCCGACGAGCAACTGCCGAAGCTGCTGAGTGACGATTCAACGGCGGTGAAAATGGTCGCCGCCCGCGCGCTTGCCAATCATGGTCGGCGCGAAGCGTTGCCGGTGCTCGTCGAATTGCTCGGCGCCGACGACCTGCCGCTGCGTGTCGAAGCCTTTCGCACGCTCAAGGCAGCCACTGGTCAGTCGCATTCCTTCGTCGTTTATGATTCCGCCGAAAAGCGGGCCACGCAGCAACAAGGCTGGCGCGATTGGCTCGCCGGTGACGGCAAGACGGCAGAGCTGAAGTTCCCGCTGCGCGAATCGCAGATCGAACTCGGCCGCTTGCTCGTCTGCGATCAGCAGCAGAATCAGCTCATCGAGTACGACGCGCAAGGGAAAGTGGTTTGGACCAAACAAACGCCGCCGCAGCCCTGGGGCTGCCAGGGTTTGGAAAACGGTCATCGCCTGGTTTGCTGCTACACCGAAAAAGTAGTGATCGAATACGACACCAAAGGCGACGAAGTGTGGAAGGCCGGCGGTTTGCCTGGCGGTCCGACCAGCGTGCAACGCCTCGAAAGCGGCAACACGCTGCTGGCTTGCACCGAGGGCTCGGAGCTGGTCGAGGTCGATCGCAGCGGCAAAATCGTCTGGCGTGTCCAGGTCGAAGGTCGCCCCGTCGATGCTCGCCGGCTCGAAGACGGCCGGACGTTGGTCGCGCTGCAAAACGCTCAAAAAGTGGTCGAGGTCGATACGGCAGGCAAAGTTGTGTGGGAACTAGCCGGCGTGGGAAACGCTTTCTGTGCGCAGCGGCTCGACAACGGCAACACGCTGGTCTGCACGGTCGGCAACGCTCAGGTTCGGGAGTTCGACCGCGACGGCAAAGTGGTTTGGGCCCAAGGAAAGTTCCAGACTCCCTACACCGCACAACGATTGAGCAACGGCAACACGATGGTTGTCGACCGCAAAGGCGTGCATGAAATCGACCCTGCCGGCGAAGAAGTCAGCCTGGTTGCCACACCCCGCCTCAGCCGCGCTTGGAAGTATTGA
- a CDS encoding AAA family ATPase, producing the protein MGNPADAASPEDLKALENLKSVYQAVRSELAKVIVGQEEVVEQILIAIFAQGHVLLEGVPGLAKTLMVSTLARSLHLAFNRIQFTPDLMPSDITGTEVIQENKETGERGFRFISGPIFANIILADEINRTPPKTQAALLEAMQERQVTIGGKRHTLPGPFFVLATQNPIEQEGTYPLPEAQQDRFMFKVFVKYPSYDEEYRIAESTTSNIVATVKEVLSGEEIIRLQQLVRRVPAAPHVLHYALRLVRATRVMEADAPGFIKDWVSWGSGPRGMQFLLLGGKARAMLNGRFFVNTDDIKAVAYPVLRHRVITNFNAESAGITPDKVIDKLLAEIPARRQGDDVAPELKRAFG; encoded by the coding sequence ATGGGTAATCCCGCCGATGCCGCCAGTCCCGAAGACCTGAAGGCCTTGGAGAACCTGAAATCCGTCTATCAGGCCGTCCGCAGCGAACTGGCGAAAGTGATCGTCGGCCAAGAGGAAGTGGTCGAACAGATTCTGATCGCGATCTTTGCCCAAGGTCACGTCCTGCTCGAAGGTGTGCCGGGCCTCGCCAAAACCTTGATGGTCAGCACGCTGGCCCGCTCGCTGCACCTGGCCTTTAACCGCATTCAGTTCACTCCCGACTTGATGCCGTCGGACATTACCGGCACGGAAGTGATTCAGGAAAACAAGGAAACCGGCGAACGTGGCTTCCGCTTCATCAGCGGGCCGATTTTTGCCAACATCATTCTGGCGGACGAAATCAACCGTACGCCGCCGAAGACCCAGGCCGCGCTGCTCGAAGCGATGCAAGAACGCCAGGTGACCATCGGCGGCAAGCGGCACACTCTGCCAGGGCCGTTCTTTGTGCTCGCCACGCAGAACCCGATCGAACAAGAAGGTACCTACCCGCTGCCCGAAGCGCAGCAGGACCGCTTCATGTTCAAGGTCTTCGTGAAGTATCCCAGCTACGACGAAGAATATCGGATTGCCGAGAGCACGACTTCGAACATCGTGGCCACGGTCAAGGAAGTCCTCTCCGGCGAAGAGATCATCCGCCTGCAACAGCTCGTTCGCCGCGTGCCGGCCGCTCCGCACGTGCTGCACTATGCCTTGCGATTGGTTCGCGCCACTCGCGTGATGGAAGCCGATGCGCCAGGCTTTATCAAGGATTGGGTCAGCTGGGGTTCGGGCCCGCGCGGTATGCAATTCCTCCTGCTCGGCGGCAAGGCCCGTGCGATGCTCAACGGCCGGTTCTTTGTGAACACCGACGACATCAAGGCCGTCGCCTATCCGGTGCTCCGCCATCGCGTCATCACCAATTTCAACGCCGAATCGGCTGGGATCACGCCTGATAAGGTGATCGACAAGCTGCTGGCCGAAATCCCGGCTCGCCGACAGGGCGACGATGTGGCGCCGGAGCTGAAGCGGGCGTTCGGCTAA
- a CDS encoding DUF58 domain-containing protein — MSLPTYLDPKTLDRIKRLDVRARLVVEGFISGQHRSPYHGYAVEFATHREYAPGDDIRHIDWKVWSKTDRHYIKEYEEETNLRCTILVDCSKSMRYTAPWSKFDYAATGAASLAYLLQQQQDAVGLVAFNTKVQKYLPASSHPNHLKLLMHELEQLQVDEQTDVSRVFPELAQQIRRRGMVVLFSDLFTDIPTLSEALRQFRLRRHEVIVFQVMHDDELTFPFQDNTLFRGLEMNVQLHTEPRSLRKSYLENVQKFLEEVRKTCASAGIDYVLMNTKDPLDAVLGTYLTFRQKVRRQALRH; from the coding sequence ATGTCCTTACCCACTTATCTCGATCCGAAAACCCTGGATCGCATCAAGCGGCTCGATGTGCGGGCCCGCCTGGTCGTCGAGGGTTTTATTTCGGGCCAGCACCGCAGTCCGTATCACGGCTATGCGGTGGAATTTGCCACGCACCGCGAATACGCCCCCGGTGATGACATCCGGCACATCGACTGGAAAGTCTGGTCGAAGACGGACCGGCATTACATCAAGGAATACGAAGAAGAAACCAATCTGCGCTGCACCATCCTCGTCGATTGCAGCAAGAGCATGCGGTACACGGCGCCTTGGTCGAAGTTCGACTATGCCGCGACCGGCGCCGCCAGCCTCGCCTATCTGCTGCAACAACAGCAAGACGCCGTCGGCCTGGTTGCCTTCAATACCAAGGTTCAAAAGTATTTGCCGGCGAGCTCGCACCCCAATCACCTGAAGCTGTTGATGCACGAGCTCGAGCAGTTGCAGGTCGATGAGCAGACCGATGTCTCGCGCGTGTTTCCGGAACTCGCCCAGCAGATTCGCCGCCGTGGCATGGTGGTGCTCTTTTCGGATCTCTTCACGGACATTCCCACGCTGTCGGAAGCCTTGCGGCAGTTCCGGCTGCGGCGGCATGAAGTGATCGTCTTTCAGGTCATGCACGACGACGAGTTGACGTTTCCTTTCCAGGACAACACGCTCTTTCGCGGCCTGGAAATGAACGTGCAGTTGCACACCGAACCGCGGTCGCTGCGTAAGAGCTATCTCGAGAACGTCCAGAAGTTTCTCGAGGAAGTTCGCAAGACCTGCGCCTCGGCCGGCATCGATTACGTGCTGATGAATACCAAGGATCCGCTCGACGCGGTCCTCGGCACTTACCTTACCTTCCGTCAAAAAGTCCGCCGTCAGGCGCTGCGCCACTGA
- a CDS encoding BatA domain-containing protein, with translation MPFLIGQFEALGGLSSWAGTFLTNPLLAGIGLAAISVPIIIHLLNKRQFKIVDWAAMEFLLDAEKKNRRRVRLENLILLLLRCLAIFLLGLLLARPFFPTAMTAGLIDAQQFERIILLDDSLSMQTRQGNDSIWDLTRKRVVDLTNSLSDGSQDNSLTLLLTSRPDKPVYNGAHLSRESVTEINDLLGKLEASDQPAGLPAALKELEQYLSSQPANINRVVYIVSDLRQHDWRANDETPESPAKMMTRISKLASASYIVDVGDTEDRNLAITAVKPEGTLVEGVSSRFDVSVSNFGSTEAKDVRVKFVAGEALPLQNEIDKIGPGETVNTSFAFAFTGDEETDGAAGPGQLAPRKVKIEVSSAAQGEDDRLPADSISYFPARLVRGIPALIVDGDPSSAFGKAESFYLKRALSPHGPVPSGIAADIVTESEFESLKLDKYQVIFLLNVYRLGEKPEETIAALERWVAAGGGLVIFPGDQIDEAFFNQHYFKDGKGLSPLKLENIKGDETDETWSLLRVEQTNHEVLKVFGGQNNPFLDNVKLFRWWGSSPIKEQVGNQVAITAKLNDPDDSPAFAERSFGQGRVFFSAVPADADWTNWTSDPSYLIVMQEMVRYLAGNRGDQGLLRVAQPIRQPLDLTNYEIDASLEGPRERKANVQATAIDGDEPAKKDEPATTPQPLDVAAVAPTNGKSNGQATVWRLEYPSTDLQGFYELKLARRGSTNPETVLFAANVDPTEGDLKRVDQAVLKKNLGDAKVEIITADKLSGLDSSGANSEIWWYLLWAVVVVLCSEQLFAWWFGRAR, from the coding sequence ATGCCCTTCCTCATCGGTCAATTCGAAGCGCTCGGCGGCTTGAGCAGCTGGGCCGGCACGTTCTTGACGAACCCGCTGCTAGCCGGCATCGGTCTGGCAGCCATTTCGGTGCCGATCATCATCCATTTGCTGAACAAGCGACAATTCAAAATCGTCGATTGGGCGGCGATGGAATTTCTGCTCGATGCAGAAAAGAAGAACCGCCGACGCGTACGGCTCGAAAATCTGATCCTGCTGCTCCTCCGCTGCCTGGCGATCTTTTTGCTCGGCTTGCTGCTCGCCCGGCCGTTCTTTCCGACGGCGATGACGGCGGGATTGATCGATGCCCAGCAGTTTGAACGGATCATCCTGCTCGATGACTCGCTGAGCATGCAAACGCGGCAAGGAAACGATTCGATCTGGGACCTGACGCGGAAGCGGGTCGTCGATCTGACGAACTCCCTCTCCGATGGTTCGCAAGACAACTCGCTGACGCTTCTCCTCACGTCGCGCCCCGACAAGCCGGTTTACAACGGCGCGCACTTGTCGCGCGAAAGCGTTACCGAGATCAACGATCTGCTCGGCAAGCTCGAAGCCAGCGATCAACCGGCCGGCCTCCCTGCGGCACTCAAGGAACTCGAACAATACCTGTCGTCGCAACCGGCGAACATCAATCGCGTGGTCTACATCGTTTCGGACTTGCGGCAGCACGATTGGCGGGCCAATGATGAAACGCCTGAGTCGCCGGCCAAGATGATGACGCGCATCAGCAAGTTGGCCTCGGCCAGCTACATCGTCGACGTGGGCGACACCGAAGATCGCAATCTGGCGATCACCGCCGTCAAGCCGGAAGGAACGCTCGTCGAAGGCGTGTCGTCGCGGTTCGATGTTTCCGTTTCCAACTTCGGCAGCACCGAAGCCAAAGACGTGCGCGTGAAGTTCGTCGCTGGCGAAGCTTTGCCGCTGCAAAACGAAATCGACAAGATCGGCCCCGGCGAAACAGTGAACACCAGCTTTGCGTTTGCCTTTACCGGCGATGAGGAGACCGATGGCGCTGCTGGTCCAGGACAACTCGCGCCGCGGAAAGTGAAGATCGAAGTCTCTTCAGCCGCTCAAGGCGAAGACGATCGTCTTCCCGCCGACAGCATTTCGTACTTTCCCGCCCGGCTCGTTCGCGGCATTCCGGCTTTGATCGTCGACGGCGATCCTTCGTCCGCCTTCGGCAAAGCCGAGTCGTTTTATCTCAAGCGTGCTTTGTCGCCGCACGGCCCGGTTCCCAGCGGCATCGCCGCCGATATCGTGACCGAGAGCGAATTTGAATCGCTCAAGCTGGATAAGTACCAAGTCATCTTCCTCCTCAATGTTTATCGTCTCGGAGAAAAGCCCGAAGAAACCATCGCCGCGCTGGAGCGCTGGGTCGCGGCTGGCGGCGGGCTGGTGATTTTCCCCGGCGATCAAATCGACGAAGCCTTTTTCAATCAGCATTACTTCAAGGATGGCAAAGGACTGTCGCCGCTGAAGCTCGAGAACATCAAGGGTGACGAAACCGACGAAACTTGGTCGCTCCTTCGCGTCGAGCAGACCAATCACGAAGTGCTCAAGGTGTTCGGCGGTCAAAACAACCCCTTCCTCGACAACGTGAAGCTCTTCCGCTGGTGGGGCTCGAGCCCAATCAAGGAACAGGTCGGCAATCAGGTGGCGATCACGGCCAAGCTGAACGATCCGGATGATTCGCCGGCTTTCGCCGAACGATCGTTCGGTCAGGGCCGCGTCTTCTTCAGCGCCGTTCCGGCCGATGCCGATTGGACGAACTGGACGAGCGACCCGAGCTATTTGATCGTGATGCAGGAAATGGTCCGCTACCTGGCTGGCAATCGGGGCGATCAAGGTTTGCTCCGCGTCGCCCAGCCGATCCGGCAACCGCTCGATCTGACGAACTACGAAATCGACGCCTCGCTCGAAGGCCCTCGCGAACGCAAAGCCAACGTGCAAGCCACGGCCATTGATGGCGACGAACCAGCGAAGAAGGACGAGCCAGCGACCACGCCCCAGCCGCTCGATGTCGCTGCCGTGGCTCCCACCAACGGCAAATCAAACGGCCAAGCCACCGTCTGGCGGCTGGAATATCCGAGCACCGATCTGCAGGGCTTTTACGAATTGAAACTCGCCCGCCGTGGTTCGACAAATCCCGAAACAGTGTTGTTCGCGGCCAATGTCGATCCGACCGAAGGTGATTTGAAGCGTGTCGACCAGGCCGTTTTGAAGAAGAACCTCGGCGATGCGAAAGTCGAAATCATCACGGCCGACAAACTGAGTGGTCTCGACAGCAGCGGCGCCAATTCGGAGATCTGGTGGTACCTGCTGTGGGCCGTGGTCGTGGTGCTCTGCTCGGAGCAATTATTTGCCTGGTGGTTCGGTCGGGCGCGATAA